ACAAGGGCTACGACATCCCCTTCGCCGTCGAGTACACCCGCGCCCTGCGCCCGATGCTCGAGGCGTTCGGCCACCACCCCAACTTCCGCACCATCGTGTTCACGCTCGACGAGGACGTCTACTCGCGCGAGCTCGCCCCGCTCGCGGGCGTCTACCCGGCGATGCGGCTCGGCGCCCCGTGGTGGTTCATCGACTCCCCCGAGGCGATGCGCCGCTTCCGCGAGACGGCCACCGAGACCGCCGGGTTCCTCAACCTGTCGGGCTTCGTGGACGACACGCGCGCGTTCTGCTCGATCCCGGCCCGCCACGACCTGGCCCGCCGCATCGACGCGGGCTACCTGGCCCGCCTGGTCGCGGAGCACCGCCTGGACCTCGACGAGGCGATCGACACGGCGCACGACCTGACATACCGCCTGCCGAGGCTGGCCTACGCGGCCCGCTGATCGGCTCAGGTAGCGCGTCGTCATCCTTGGTGCTTCTACGGTGGTCAGGACTTCGACGCCGCAGTTGGCTGAGACCCCGCACCGTGTGGTCCTGGCCTACAACTCCAGGAGTTCCACCCAGGCGTCGGTCTGCTTGGCGATGACCGCCTCGACCTTCGAGACGAACCCGCCACGCCTGGACGGTGGCTCGCCTGGATCAAAGTTGGCAAGCAGGACGTCCAGGCTACGGGCGGTGCGTACGTATGACCCGGCAATCCGCTCATGCTGTTCGCCTGCCACGTGCGCGGCGACCGCCGCCGCGATCGTCGCCAGTGCACCGACCCACGCCGAAACCTGGAGGCCCTCGACCGCGCCCCCGACTGCCGCCAGTGCGCCCGCGGCGAGGGTGTCAGCGAGCTGCACGTAGCGCCACCGTCGGCCCGCGATATGGTGCTCTGCCGCACGCCGGGCGTGCCAGTCCCTCTGACTGCGCACGCGAGCTGCCGAGTAGTCCACGAGCGAGGACACCTTGGGTAGCTCGGGACCCGTGGCACATTCCTCAGCGAGCAGGAAGGCGTCGCCGTCTGTTCGATCCTCGATCGAGCGCAGCTTGCGCGCGAGCTCCTTGTCGCGGTCCGGCCGCGCGAAGGAAGCGGCGCCGACGAGATACATGTACGTCAGGCTCTTCAGCGACTCGGCGGTAACGCGCGCGGTCAGTCGCTGACGCACCCGCGCAGAGGTCAGGAACTGCGCCTGGATGAATGCCGCTGCCGACAGGGACACTGCGCTCAGCCCACCGATCCACCGAGCCGGGACGGCGGGCAGCCGCCCGGACGCGACGGTGACGGCTGTCACCGAGCCGAGGACGATCAGGCAGAGGTTCGCGATCCGCGCCCGCTGCAGCGCGCTCCGCAGCCGCTCGGCGACCGCCGACCACCGTTGTTGCTGTTCCCAAACCTGCTCGATTGTCATCCACGCCCCCTATCCGGAGCCGCGCCGGGTCTAGACATGCAGCTCGACGTCGCGGTAGAGCATGCCGCCGTACCAGTCCAGGTTCTCTTGGGCAAGGTGTTCAGCGACCTGGCGACTGACGCCGTGGAGCTCCTCGCGCCGAGTGGCGACAGACAACCGTTCACTGAGCGTCGCCAAAGTCTCACCGCTGTGGCGCGCGCGAACGGCGTTCTGCTGGTAGTCCCGTTGTGCTCGCAGCGCCCCGAGCGCGGCCCCTACCGCTGGCAGCACG
The Xylanimonas cellulosilytica DSM 15894 DNA segment above includes these coding regions:
- a CDS encoding DUF4231 domain-containing protein, which encodes MTIEQVWEQQQRWSAVAERLRSALQRARIANLCLIVLGSVTAVTVASGRLPAVPARWIGGLSAVSLSAAAFIQAQFLTSARVRQRLTARVTAESLKSLTYMYLVGAASFARPDRDKELARKLRSIEDRTDGDAFLLAEECATGPELPKVSSLVDYSAARVRSQRDWHARRAAEHHIAGRRWRYVQLADTLAAGALAAVGGAVEGLQVSAWVGALATIAAAVAAHVAGEQHERIAGSYVRTARSLDVLLANFDPGEPPSRRGGFVSKVEAVIAKQTDAWVELLEL